Genomic DNA from Thermomicrobiales bacterium:
GGGCCACTGAGTGGGCCAGTGCGTTCGAGTATACGGGTTCGCGTCGTTATGGTTCGTTTTGGTGGCGCAATGGGGGTGGTGGACTGGGGGTGATACTGGAAACCGATGCGTTGGACTCAGTCGTGAGACGCAGCCCAACGCGGGAGAGCGCCCGACTGCTCGAACTGTGGGCACCTCCGGCTGCGGAATCCAGTGGGCCGCTGATTGTTTCGTTGTGGCGACTAGCCCTCGGTGAACGTCACTTCCACCAGCGGCGAACTTTCGACCCAGGCGTCGACTTCACTTGCGCGATCCCAGTTGGCAGTGAATGTTGTCAGGATCTTGCGGCGTTCGGCGGTGTTGGTGATTGGGCGGGCGCGGGCTGGCAGGTCGGCCTGGACATCCTTCTTCAGATGGAACGTGAAATCGGGGTCGGCGACGAGGTTGGCGTACCAGTCGCGGCGTCCGGGAAAGCCGGAGATGTAGACCGTGCCGTCGATGTTCTGGAAAGCGATCTCGATACGCGTTGGATTACCGCTCTTGCGACCGGTGGTGGTGATGTCGATCGTGTGGCCCTGTTGAAGCTGGGCGCGAATTTGATCGTTCAATGAGTGGCTCCTGTCTCAGTCCGATGAGTTGATCGCGACACGCGGACGGTTGCACGTCATATCAGTGAGCGAAGTGTTGCCCATTGCTGCACACGAAAGACTATGATTATCCATGTTCGCATACACGCGCACAATTCATCTGGCAGGCTCGTCAGAATCTTTCCTTTGAACATTCGGAGCATCGGCATCATCGCAGTTATCGGACTCCTCTTCGCTGCCTGTGGCTTGGCATCAGCTCAACGGGAAGCTGCCGTATCACCGGCATCAGTACGCTCCGATCTGATTGCACCGGGCATGGTTGCAACGACAGCTGCTGCGCTTGTTTACCTGCGCCAACGTGAGGCGATTCGGAGTGGCGAGTC
This window encodes:
- a CDS encoding nitroreductase/quinone reductase family protein; the encoded protein is MNDQIRAQLQQGHTIDITTTGRKSGNPTRIEIAFQNIDGTVYISGFPGRRDWYANLVADPDFTFHLKKDVQADLPARARPITNTAERRKILTTFTANWDRASEVDAWVESSPLVEVTFTEG